Part of the Zingiber officinale cultivar Zhangliang chromosome 8A, Zo_v1.1, whole genome shotgun sequence genome, TTGCGGGAGACGACGTCTCTGAGCGCGGCCGCCTCCGGCGACCTCCGATCCATCCTGAACGACCTCGGCTCATTCAATAATACATCAGCTTCCACCTTGCCCGCCGGAGACGCTTGATCGATTTGGCCTCGCTCCGCCATTTCCCTTCCCGTCCCTCCCCCGAGCCTTCTTGCTTTAACTTCGATTTCTCGGGTAATGGTGGACAGGTATATATCACAATAGTTCTCTTGAAACGGAAATTTTCAAAATGGCCCAAAACTTAGCATCTTTTTACAAAATACTTCTCATAGTTTTATTATTAGCAAAATACTTCACATGGTTTTTTCGCAGCTGCGTGACGAACATTTAGCGAATTATTCTTTTGCCTTCCCATGGTTTTATTATGAACAAAAGGGGTGCTTTTAAAAATACTAGCATTTTTAAAATACCTCCCTAAGTTTTCATTATTGTCAAAATGAATTCAAAGATtatattttgttatttttctttatgcACTAAGAAAAGTATAACTTGACCAACTATAACAATCCGTTGTAGTCTAGTTGGTTAGGATACTCGGCTCTCACCCGAGAGACCCGGGTTCGAGTCCCGGCAACGGAAGTTTTTATGATTTTGCTTCATTAAAAAAAACTTGCTTATTAAATCACACATCATCTCGTAACTTTCCCATTATTAACAATCCGTTGTAGTCTAGTTGGTTAGGATAGTCGGCTCTCACCCGAGAGACCCGGGTTCGAGTCCCGGCAAAGGAATTTTTTATGATTTTGCTTCATTAAAAAAAACTTGCTTACGATATCACACATCATCTTGTAACTTTACCCTATATAGCAATCCGTTGTAGTCTAGTTGGTTAGGATACTCGGCTCTCACCCGAGAGACCCGGGTTCGAGTCCCGGCAACGGaatttttcatgttttgcttcATTGAAAAAAACTTGCTTATCAAATCACGCATCATCTCGTAACTTTACCCATTTGTTAACCAGAATCAGTAACATTATCGGATCGGGTTTTTGTTAGTCCGATAACCGTACCCGGAATCGCTTTTCATTCCCGCGTGCTCCAAAAGAGAATAGATCAATAAAGTAGTGTGCTGAAACGTGAGCCTCTTCCTCCTCGCCGTTTACCTCTTCTCGGACAAGGCAAAACGAGCGGCTAGCGAGTAGCGAGCGCATCGATGGATCTCTTCGAGGCGCAGAGCAAGGTGATCTCGAGCGATCGGTCCGAGGTCGGATCCATGAAGAATTTGGAGGATGGTGCTCCAGATTTCGCCCTCAATGGCTCCGCTGCCGAGACTTGCGTCAGGTATTGAATGCTTGGATTTAGAAGATGATTGAgttttgtgtgttttttttttactcgAATTTAGAGAAAATAACTATTTTTGTGGTCAAGTTCATAATTTTGGAGAACTTGGGGAAATTAGGTTATGACTGCCGCTTTGTGGAATTTGTTCGGAAAATTAGGTTATTCCTGCTTCTTTGTGGAATTTGTATGATCCAGATTTCCTTTGGGATAAAGTACGATCGAATTAATGAGGATTTGACTTGTTAATTTGCTGGATCCCACAATTTTATGCGGTGTAGTCAGTAAATTAGTCTTGTTTAGTGCTTGTGCGGTGATGATGTTTACTCAAATATTTAGTTGAATGATTCTTTAGGAACTTTCCGATGATGGTGCCAAAGCAAAAACCACCAGCAGCCTCGCAGTTCATCATGTTTTATGGTGGATCCGTCAATGTATATGACGCTGTCTCTCCAGAAAAAGTAAGCCTTTTTGCTGTATTTATATGTAGACAAGAGTTTTGCACCGCTGCACTTTGCATCAGATTGCCTTGATCTAATTGTGCAGTTGGATTTTGTAACAGGCACAAGCTATCATGCTCATTGCTGCAGCCACAGCAGTGGCCTCAAGGGCTTCTGCCAATAAAGCTGCTTCTGCGTCTGCTTGCACAAAGGCCCCAGCCGTAGTTGGCCCTGGTGCTGTTATTACAGCTGCACCATCACCGGCTGCACCAGTGCTCACAAGAAGTCTGTCATTTCTCAGCTCTTCAGCTTCAGCAGAAGGTGTTCTAGTGAAACAACCTCAGCTTACTTTTAATTCGAGCAGTTCGCTCAGCAAGCTGCAAGATGGTCGGCTTCTTCTTCCTTAGTCAaagacatttttttttatatgatttaaattaaacatttgtTTATCAATTCCTTTCATTCTTTTTTAGAGCTCCCTATTGCCAGGAGGCACTCACTTCAGCGCTTCTTGGAGAAGCGTCGTGACAGGTAAAGGATAAAATAGACTGTTTCCTCTTCAAATGAAGACAGGAAATTTTGGAAAAccatttcttttcttcttgttccttTCATGCACTATACAAAATGACAGTTTTATCTTGCTTTCCTTCATTTTGTTTTGCTCATTACTTTTACATAAAAGTTTATCatgaagaattagacaaatttagttcaataaatatGGAATCACTCTCTCATTGATTTAAGATGAATTGTTTGAAGTGCTCTAAGGCTGGTTTCCAACTTTTTCTAGTTAAGGTATTTTTCATATGTACTTCATTTTTTATACTGCTTTgacaattttttatatattttgaaaTATAGGTTTGGTTTATGGACTAATCAAATATTCTCTCTGAGCAAAGTTGGTAATAATTATTAGTGGATAATGTATCAGTAGACTCCTGCCAGTTTAGTCCCTTAATTGTGACTGTTAGTTAAAGAAATATAACTCAGTGAAAATTCTGATCTTAACTATtagttaaaattttgatttttaacttTTTTAGGTCTTATTTTCTTCCTTCTTGATGTTTGCCTAATTTACTTGTCTATTTTTGGAACAATGACGGTTGATGCAACAATACCTCTAATGTCGATTCTATATCTCTTATCCTTTTAGATGTTTAACTCCTTTCTTAGGCTTTGCATTTGAAGATATCTTGAAGAGATTATGCATGATTTAgagaaaacattttgaaaaataattttgtagtTGTTTTATATTCAAATTATTTTGTTTACTTATGAAGCACAATATGAAATTTTATTCGTGTGCACTACACTTCACATTGTCGTATTAAAGTGTGTATTTAATTTATCGCAACACAATAAGATTCCTTCCATATCAGTTGCTACATAGGATGGTCAATCTGCTTATATCTCGTTTTGCCAATGGTCTAGTATGGGACCATCAAAACAATAGGTATTGGTGAATCTTTGTTGGTTTTGAACTAGTGTGATTCACATCGTGCCCAAGCAACCCAATGGCTCAAGATAGATTAGGATGGGTGTTGTGTAACCCAAGAAAACCAAACAAAGTGATATTAAATTAGTATATGTATAAGTAGTAGATTAGTCCAAGCAAAACAAATTTAACAGAACTCATCAGTGCAAGTAGTTATTAGAATTTTGGGGGCATAATTGTAATTGTAAATGTCTAATGTCATCATCTAAATAAGTCATAAATCAATGTggttaaatttagaattaatgaTTGGCTTAAGGGCTTAATTGTTATGAATATAATAATGTGGATACCATGTGCAATTTGTGATTTATTGAGGGATTAAATTAGAAGTAAGCAAACTTAGGCTGCTATAAATAAGGGTTATGGTCCCAATTTGCAGAGAGACGATTATTTGTATCCCATCGGCAAAACTCTTTGGAGATTCAGAAATTTGCAAATTGAAGATCATTCCCTTAATTCGACTGTAAAACATGGATTCTGGGACGCTTCCGAAATTCTCATCATTATGTCTATTTTTTAAGAATTGAATAGAGTTTAGGATTTTATGTTGAAATTTCTAACTCATTTTCCATCAGTAGTCTCTTCTTATTCTCCGGTGACAACCACCTTTTGCCTCAAGATACCAGATTTGCAAATTCTGGTGGGCCAATTCCAGTGATCTTGTTTTTGAATTGGTCTAGACTGTTCCTTGGTTGTGCAATACACAGAACAAACAAATCTCATCGTGTCTTGGAGATAATTTGATTCCATTTGCACACTATTGGTCTGGATGATTTAAGACTTGAGGAAAACAACTACACATGCTTCAAGATCGTGATTGCTATGAATTGATAAGTCATCATTCCAATTCTAAAAAAGTTGTAAATTTTTTCCTCCATTTTTGAAGTATTTCAAGACCATGTGAGATTTTTGATATCTTTCTAACGCTTGCTCAGGGTGGTGAGCAAAGGCCCTTATACTTCATCGAAGCCTAAGGACACCGCAGAAGTGGCTTCTGAAGGACAGCCTCAGCTCATATGACCACTTTCAAATCCATGTCTACCGCCGACTGGTGTTTATATTGTTGTAATCTGCTGCTGCTGTTTTTAGTCTATCGAAGAACTGTGAATTCGTGCTGTTTCAGTTTGTTGTCTTATTGCTACCGAAAGGCGTAACGTTGTGCTAAAGCTTCTTCAAAACTCGGGTATATTAATTTGCCCCCGAACCTTTTATGTTGTAACATAAAACAACATCAATGTCATCTGCTTGTGGAAAATTCTGTTCATTTGGAGTTGGGAGTTCAGTTTGAGATCTCTAGTTTGTGATTTGTTGTGATAAACTTAGACAAATATTTAAATGCATTTGGGATGGTGTTTAAATCATATTGAGTCTCTAAATCATCTCGAACAATTACTTTT contains:
- the LOC122008871 gene encoding protein TIFY 3-like isoform X2, with amino-acid sequence MDLFEAQSKVISSDRSEVGSMKNLEDGAPDFALNGSAAETCVRNFPMMVPKQKPPAASQFIMFYGGSVNVYDAVSPEKAQAIMLIAAATAVASRASANKAASASACTKAPAVVGPGAVITAAPSPAAPVLTRSLSFLSSSASAEGVLVKQPQLTFNSSSSLSKLQDELPIARRHSLQRFLEKRRDRVVSKGPYTSSKPKDTAEVASEGQPQLI
- the LOC122008871 gene encoding protein TIFY 3-like isoform X1; the encoded protein is MDLFEAQSKVISSDRSEVGSMKNLEDGAPDFALNGSAAETCVRNFPMMVPKQKPPAASQFIMFYGGSVNVYDAVSPEKAQAIMLIAAATAVASRASANKAASASACTKAPAVVGPGAVITAAPSPAAPVLTRSLSFLSSSASAEGVLVKQPQLTFNSSSSLSKLQDELPIARRHSLQRFLEKRRDSLFLFSGDNHLLPQDTRFANSGGPIPVILFLNWSRLFLGCAIHRTNKSHRVLEII